From Anopheles funestus chromosome 3RL, idAnoFuneDA-416_04, whole genome shotgun sequence, a single genomic window includes:
- the LOC125767458 gene encoding uncharacterized protein LOC125767458 translates to MPASAVILSSRRAILLVSLDRHEKFLLDFLPERDAIEIETRITKFDQLSIDLEKIQGQLEDLAITEEEIAHNAALRDDFEPRLIRAHSQLKAKRVHVPRSISSTPNAGPSPLVGIKLPTIALPEYDGDYMQWLTYRDTFEGLIHDNPELPPIQKFHYLRASLKGEAAKVIESITISAANYEIAWKILTERYSNEYLLKKRHLQALFGMATMKRESASTLHHLVDEFERHKKTLNHLVRALLDSASQPDLMSTRLAQRLALKLDTVNVTLIGAGHSSTPVRKSVRAKISSRTGQYQLNADFLIVDNLIGDLPAHDVRTVEWQIPPNFVLADPQFNKSAPLDLILGARHYHAFFQSGAQYKISHNLPVLIESVFGWIVTGSASACNSNTETSNASSVVCMSTLEESLERFWKVEELQIRDGYSPEERYCEKLYQDTTQRDDTGRYIVRLPKQPDFEEKLGLSKLSALRRFTMLERRLERDPHIKAAYHEFMHEYLELGHMSLIQAPADDESAYYLPHHPVFKASSTTTKTRVVFDGSAKTSSGYSLNEALCVGPAVQDDLLDIILRFRTYKVAVVGDIAKMYRQILLHPDDRKYARICFRFDSHSPIQYYELNTVTYGLSPSSFLATRTLQQLANDEGTTYPVAASALKSNFYVDDFIGGADSIESARRLRVELDELLSRGGFELRKWTSNRLEVLTGLTADQIGTQSALQFIPDETVKTLGVSWEPEHDVLSFESAIDTDTASPTKRSILSNIARMFDPLGLISPIVVRAKILMQELWLQKAGWDDLVPDSICKKWKNIQQDWPLISGFKIDRYALLPGSKLQLHTFCDASEAAYGACIYVRCESEQGEVRTTLLSSKSRVAPLKRVTLPRLELCAAVLGAHLYDRVKKAMGLHAAEVFFWSDSTVTLKWISASPNTWATFVGNRVSEVQHYTHPRQWRHVPGSTNPADMVSRGMSAADFLQSKLWSCGPEWLALPASNWPNCNPEPAEDTNLEIRQLHAIVTHRCILHSLHT, encoded by the exons ATGCCAGCGTCTGCCGTCATTCTATCGTCCCGAAGGGCAATTTTGCTGGTCTCATTAGATCGCCACGAAAAGTTCCTCCTTGATTTTCTCCCGGAACGAGACGCTATCGAGATCGAAACGCGCATAACAAAGTTCGACCAGCTATCCATTGACTTGGAGAAAATCCAAGGTCAGCTAGAGGATTTGGCAATCACCGAAGAAGAAATTGCGCACAATGCCGCTTTACGCGATGATTTTGAGCCGCGCTTGATACGCGCACACTCCCAGCTAAAGGCTAAAAGGGTGCATGTTCCTCGAAGCATTAGTTCCACACCAAACGCTGGCCCGAGCCCCCTAGTAGGCATTAAACTTCCCACCATCGCGCTTCCCGAATACGATGGTGATTACATGCAGTGGCTAACGTATAGGGACACTTTTGAGGGCTTAATACATGATAACCCCGAGCTACCGCCGATCCAAAAGTTCCACTATTTGCGCGCATCCTTAAAGGGAGAAGCCGCTAAGGTTATTGAATCCATCACCATCAGTGCCGCAAACTATGAAATAGCATGGAAAATACTGACGGAGCGTTACTCTAACGAGTACCTGTTAAAAAAGCGTCATTTGCAAGCCTTATTCGGAATGGCCACCATGAAACGGGAAAGTGCCTCAACCCTTCACCATCTTGTCGATGAGTTCGAGCGGCACAAGAAAACGCTAAACCACTTGG TGCGAGCACTATTGGATAGTGCCTCGCAGCCTGATTTGATGAGCACCAGGCTTGCTCAGAGGTTAGCGTTGAAACTTGATACGGTCAACGTAACGCTCATCGGTGCGGGTCACTCTTCCACCCCGGTACGGAAATCGGTGCGTGCGAAGATTTCCTCCCGAACGGGCCAATATCAGCTGAATGCTGATTTCTTGATTGTGGACAATTTGATTGGGGATTTGCCAGCACATGATGTGCGCACCGTCGAGTGGCAAATTCCGCCGAATTTTGTGCTTGCCGACCCCCAGTTTAATAAGTCGGCACCGCTCGATCTTATCCTCGGTGCCCGGCATTATCATGCATTTTTCCAGAGCGGGGCGCAATATAAAATTTCGCATAACCTTCCTGTCCTCATTGAAAGTGTGTTCGGCTGGATCGTGACCGGCTCAGCATCAGCATGTAATAGCAACACCGAAACTTCCAACGCATCTTCCGTCGTCTGCATGAGCACGCTTGAGGAATCACTCGAGAGATTCTGGAAAGTGGAAGAATTACAAATAAGAGATGGTTACTCCCCAGAAGAAAGGTATTGCGAAAAATTATACCAAGATACAACACAACGAGACGATACTGGTCGTTATATTGTTCGTTTACCAAAGCAGCCTGACTTTGAAGAAAAGCTGGGTCTTTCGAAATTATCAGCTCTACGACGTTTTACAATGCTCGAAAGGCGCCTAGAACGCGATCCTCACATTAAAGCGGCATACCATGAATTCATGCATGAATATTTGGAGCTAGGGCACATGTCGCTGATACAAGCTCCAGCTGACGACGAATCAGCATATTATCTGCCGCACCATCCCGTATTCAAGGCTtcgagcacaacaacaaaaaccagggTGGTGTTTGATGGATcagcgaaaacatcatctggaTACTCGCTCAACGAAGCGCTATGTGTCGGCCCTGCAGTGCAGGATGATTTGCTGGACATCATTCTGCGATTCCGCACGTATAAGGTGGCGGTTGTTGGAGACATTGCTAAAATGTACCGCCAAATACTACTGCATCCAGACGATAGGAAGTATGCCCGCATTTGTTTCCGGTTTGATTCGCATTCaccgatccagtattacgagcTGAACACCGTAACCTATGGGTTGTCCCCATCATCCTTCCTTGCAACTCGAACCTTGCAGCAGCTTGCAAACGATGAGGGAACCACATATCCTGTTGCCGCATCCGCTCTGAAGAGCAATTTCTACGTGGACGACTTCATAGGCGGTGCGGATTCGATCGAAAGCGCTCGGCGTCTACGAGTAGAGTTAGATGAATTACTTTCAAGGGGTGGTTTTGAATTACGGAAGTGGACTTCAAACAGATTAGAGGTGCTTACCGGTCTAACTGCGGATCAGATCGGCACACAGTCAGCGCTACAGTTTATACCCGACGAAACGGTAAAGACTCTTGGAGTTTCGTGGGAGCCAGAACATGATGTTCTATCATTCGAGTCCGCAATCGACACCGACACAGCAAGTCCTACTAAAAGAAGCATCCTCTCTAACATAGCCCGCATGTTCGATCCGCTTGGCCTGATTTCTCCCATAGTCGTACGAGCCAAAATCTTGATGCAGGAGTTGTGGTTGCAGAAAGCTGGTTGGGACGATCTTGTTCCTGATTCTATctgcaagaaatggaaaaatattcagcAAGATTGGCCACTCATATCCGGTTTTAAGATCGATCGCTATGCGCTGTTACCTGGTAGTAaattgcagttacacaccttcTGTGACGCATCTGAAGCAGCTTACGGGGCCTGCATTTATGTTCGTTGCGAAAGTGAGCAAGGGGAAGTTCGCACCACTTTACTTTCATCCAAGTCGCGAGTGGCACCACTTAAGCGTGTCACACTACCTCGACTGGAACTGTGTGCTGCAGTATTAGGCGCTCATCTTTACGATCGAGTCAAGAAGGCGATGGGACTACACGCAGCAGAAGTATTCTTTTGGTCCGATTCTACCGTCACGTTAAAGTGGATCAGCGCCTCACCTAACACGTGGGCAACGTTCGTAGGCAACCGAGTATCGGAGGTGCAGCATTATACTCATCCTCGTCAGTGGAGGCATGTTCCCGGCTCAACTAACCCTGCCGATATGGTCTCACGCGGCATGTCAGCAGCAGATTTCCTGCAGAGCAAGCTGTGGAGTTGCGGTCCGGAATGGCTAGCACTACCCGCATCCAACTGGCCCAACTGTAATCCTGAACCAGCTGAAGATACGAATCTCGAAATTCGTCAG CTACACGCGATTGTTACGCATCGTTGCATACTGCATTCGCTTCACACGTAA